Proteins encoded within one genomic window of Corynebacterium aurimucosum:
- a CDS encoding alpha/beta-hydrolase family protein, protein MASMRQLARRIALKTARTGLQAAIFSLELISDLTPGMRMTGRRRLPQNMWPGLFGAEVATWAAVSPSLLPRPWWVTAANVAIGQGAGHLAATTAAFAAKRALRHAGRRPQDRVGPTTRRYSYYLLGLGTFIAGIRSLRNQTEQARLVGKLNDRGPQSAALGMMVGTAGYGALLIVGEAAQLTVTQLSLQVQRWLPRWIAWPLAGGAVGFAAAVASDRMVWRRLLRKATVQGLALNKLVYPGSVMPWEPERSGSPWSHEQWTAVGSQGRVFLDRGPRAQDIKEVMHFDRAREPIRIYIGLIRGRGPHAAARHAVAEMDRTGAFHRDTIVLQMPSGSGWINNYSVSGYEFLTRGNCATVALQFDYLPSMFSYLVDKNLSRTFARELIAAVHARLELLPEDNRPKLYLSGESLGCYAIVENYETVEDLLAACDGAVFTGPPRMTSFMRRLHRERGSLERLPLIDGGRHLRFAAVPAHMEHDAFGEPYGPWERPRVAVGQHASDAIVWWDSKLIYARPNWIHEPTPQTLYADTFNNLRWHPFITFWQVALDQINSLNVPGGHGHNYFEETFWYWDSVLGSQTRTQLTPELAERMRAFVERDQLNKPSDFRTHVRKQL, encoded by the coding sequence ATGGCCAGCATGCGTCAACTCGCGCGCCGCATCGCCCTCAAAACCGCCCGCACAGGACTTCAGGCTGCCATCTTTTCCTTGGAGCTCATCAGTGATCTCACCCCTGGAATGCGCATGACCGGCAGGCGGCGCCTGCCGCAAAATATGTGGCCCGGGCTCTTCGGCGCCGAAGTAGCGACCTGGGCAGCCGTCTCCCCGTCGCTATTGCCACGCCCGTGGTGGGTTACCGCTGCCAACGTGGCCATCGGCCAAGGCGCGGGACATCTCGCCGCCACCACCGCGGCTTTCGCAGCGAAGCGCGCTCTACGCCACGCGGGCCGGCGCCCCCAGGATCGGGTCGGCCCCACCACTCGGCGCTATTCCTACTACTTGCTGGGGCTCGGAACCTTCATCGCGGGCATACGCTCCCTGCGCAACCAAACAGAGCAGGCCCGCCTCGTGGGCAAACTCAATGACCGCGGCCCGCAATCCGCCGCACTAGGCATGATGGTGGGCACCGCAGGCTACGGCGCCTTGCTCATCGTAGGGGAGGCGGCTCAGCTTACTGTCACTCAGCTTTCTCTCCAGGTGCAGCGTTGGCTGCCCCGGTGGATTGCCTGGCCCCTAGCCGGCGGCGCGGTGGGCTTCGCCGCGGCCGTGGCCAGCGACCGCATGGTCTGGCGCCGGCTGCTCCGCAAAGCCACTGTCCAGGGCCTTGCCCTCAACAAGCTCGTCTATCCGGGATCTGTCATGCCATGGGAGCCGGAACGCTCGGGCAGCCCATGGTCCCACGAGCAGTGGACGGCTGTCGGCTCACAAGGCCGCGTTTTTCTCGACCGCGGCCCCCGCGCCCAAGACATCAAAGAGGTCATGCACTTCGACCGGGCGCGCGAACCAATACGCATTTACATCGGCCTCATCCGCGGCCGTGGTCCGCACGCCGCCGCCCGCCACGCGGTGGCGGAGATGGACCGCACGGGGGCCTTCCACCGCGACACCATCGTGCTGCAGATGCCCTCCGGCTCAGGCTGGATCAATAATTATTCGGTCAGTGGCTATGAATTCCTCACGCGCGGCAATTGCGCCACCGTGGCCTTGCAATTCGACTACCTGCCTTCCATGTTTTCCTACCTGGTGGATAAGAACCTCTCCCGCACTTTTGCGCGCGAGCTCATCGCCGCTGTTCACGCCCGCCTCGAGCTCTTGCCCGAGGATAACCGCCCCAAGCTGTACTTAAGCGGCGAATCCCTGGGCTGCTATGCCATCGTGGAAAACTATGAGACGGTCGAAGATTTGCTCGCGGCGTGCGATGGCGCGGTATTCACTGGGCCGCCCCGGATGACCAGTTTCATGCGCCGCCTGCACCGCGAACGCGGCTCCTTGGAGCGCTTGCCGCTTATCGACGGCGGCCGGCACCTCCGCTTCGCCGCAGTCCCCGCCCACATGGAGCACGATGCCTTCGGCGAGCCCTATGGCCCCTGGGAGCGCCCGCGGGTAGCGGTGGGGCAACACGCCTCCGATGCCATCGTGTGGTGGGATAGCAAGCTCATTTATGCCCGCCCCAACTGGATCCACGAGCCGACCCCGCAGACCTTGTACGCAGATACTTTTAACAACCTGCGCTGGCATCCGTTCATCACCTTCTGGCAGGTAGCACTGGACCAGATCAACTCGCTCAACGTGCCGGGCGGCCACGGGCACAACTACTTCGAGGAAACCTTCTGGTACTGGGATTCCGTCCTCGGATCCCAAACCCGCACCCAGCTCACTCCGGAGCTAGCTGAGCGCATGCGGGCCTTTGTGGAGCGCGACCAGCTCAACAAACCTTCCGACTTCCGCACGCATGTGCGCAAACAGCTCTAG
- the msrA gene encoding peptide-methionine (S)-S-oxide reductase MsrA — MFLFKPEPKLVAAEDALPGRAEPVLDNPQPHAVLGTPITGPWKEGQKSLIIAIGCFWGAEKMFWETEGVESTSVGYAGGTTPNPTYYEVCRGLTNHAEAVQITYDPQRVSLRDLVVKALEAHDPTQGFRQGNDVGTQYRSAFYPETEEERQEIQQLVDSYAGKLADAGFGATTTEVTLLSETDSGEYYLAEDEHQQYLHKVPNGYCPHHSTGVKCG, encoded by the coding sequence ATGTTTCTTTTCAAACCAGAACCCAAGCTGGTGGCAGCGGAGGACGCCCTTCCCGGGCGCGCCGAGCCCGTCTTGGATAACCCGCAGCCCCATGCGGTGCTAGGCACTCCGATTACTGGACCGTGGAAGGAAGGGCAGAAGTCCCTCATCATCGCCATCGGTTGTTTCTGGGGCGCGGAGAAGATGTTCTGGGAAACTGAGGGCGTGGAGTCCACGTCCGTGGGCTATGCGGGCGGCACCACGCCTAACCCGACCTACTACGAGGTCTGCCGCGGGCTGACCAACCACGCGGAGGCGGTGCAGATTACCTATGACCCGCAGCGCGTGAGCCTGCGAGACTTAGTGGTCAAGGCTCTGGAGGCCCACGATCCGACTCAGGGCTTCCGCCAGGGCAACGATGTCGGCACGCAGTACCGCTCGGCGTTCTACCCGGAGACCGAGGAGGAGCGCCAAGAGATCCAGCAGCTCGTGGATTCCTACGCAGGCAAGCTTGCCGACGCCGGCTTCGGCGCCACCACCACCGAAGTCACCCTCCTCAGTGAGACAGACTCGGGAGAGTATTACCTGGCCGAGGACGAACACCAGCAGTACCTGCACAAGGTGCCCAACGGCTACTGCCCGCACCACAGCACCGGCGTGAAGTGCGGCTAG
- a CDS encoding superoxide dismutase, translating to MAVYELPELDYAYDALEPHISAEIMELHHSKHHAGYVAGANAALEALEEQRNGEANADAIRALSKNLAFNLGGHTNHSIFWKNLSPNGGGEPTGELAEAINRDFGSFEKFKAHFSAVATGLQGSGWAVLGYDHVAGRLIIEQLTDQQGNISVNFTPLLMLDMWEHAFYLQYKNVKADYVKAVWNVFNWDDVAERYAAATK from the coding sequence ATGGCTGTTTACGAACTTCCGGAACTCGACTACGCATACGATGCTCTAGAGCCGCACATCTCCGCCGAGATCATGGAGCTGCACCACTCCAAACACCACGCTGGCTACGTTGCTGGTGCTAACGCTGCGCTCGAGGCCTTGGAGGAGCAGCGCAACGGCGAGGCTAACGCTGACGCTATCCGCGCTCTGTCCAAGAACCTTGCCTTCAACCTGGGTGGCCACACCAACCACTCCATCTTCTGGAAGAACCTCTCCCCGAACGGTGGCGGCGAGCCCACCGGCGAGCTGGCTGAGGCTATTAACCGCGACTTCGGTTCCTTCGAGAAGTTCAAGGCTCACTTCTCCGCTGTTGCTACCGGCCTGCAGGGCTCCGGTTGGGCAGTTCTGGGCTATGACCATGTTGCTGGCCGCCTGATTATTGAGCAGCTGACCGATCAGCAGGGCAACATCTCCGTGAACTTCACCCCGCTGCTGATGCTGGATATGTGGGAGCACGCCTTCTACCTCCAGTACAAGAACGTGAAGGCTGATTACGTCAAGGCTGTCTGGAACGTCTTCAACTGGGATGACGTTGCTGAGCGTTACGCTGCTGCCACCAAGTAA
- a CDS encoding LysR substrate-binding domain-containing protein, giving the protein MNLEDVRGVVAVADHGLVGAAADALGLSQSALTRRVQRIEAEVGASLFERSGRRLRLNARGRAFVEHARRMLLSEAAARDAVSRLMDPERGTVRLDFMHSLGTWMVPELLKAYRAQHPHVDIRLHQGAARELVDRVAAGESDLALVGPRPINPGPLGWHQLKLQRLGLAVPEGHWAAGKGNVRMEDFRDEPFIGMLPGYGTRMLLDSLAGEAGFSPRLVFESMELTTVAGLVAAGLGSALLPLDDPYLKARNLIPLEPEAYRELGLVWREGDDAPPVEHFKDFVVARTAD; this is encoded by the coding sequence ATGAATCTGGAGGATGTGCGCGGCGTCGTCGCCGTGGCCGACCATGGCCTCGTCGGCGCGGCTGCCGACGCCCTCGGGCTCTCCCAATCCGCGCTGACCCGCCGCGTGCAGCGCATCGAAGCCGAAGTGGGGGCCAGCCTGTTTGAGCGCAGCGGCCGGCGCCTGCGGCTTAATGCCCGCGGCCGGGCCTTCGTGGAACACGCGCGGCGGATGCTTTTGTCGGAAGCCGCTGCGCGCGATGCCGTGTCCCGACTTATGGATCCGGAGCGCGGTACCGTGCGCCTCGATTTCATGCATTCCCTGGGCACGTGGATGGTCCCGGAGCTACTCAAGGCTTATCGCGCTCAACACCCGCACGTGGATATTCGCCTGCACCAGGGGGCGGCCCGGGAGTTGGTGGACAGAGTAGCGGCCGGCGAGTCCGACTTAGCGCTGGTTGGTCCCCGACCTATAAACCCAGGCCCGCTGGGTTGGCACCAGCTCAAGCTGCAACGACTGGGGCTGGCGGTCCCGGAAGGGCATTGGGCGGCAGGAAAAGGCAATGTGCGCATGGAAGATTTTCGCGACGAGCCCTTCATCGGCATGCTGCCGGGTTATGGAACGCGCATGCTTCTGGATTCCCTGGCAGGCGAAGCCGGTTTTAGCCCCCGCCTGGTCTTCGAGTCGATGGAGCTGACCACCGTGGCCGGCCTCGTGGCCGCCGGACTGGGATCAGCGTTGCTGCCGCTTGATGACCCGTACCTGAAAGCCCGCAACCTCATTCCCTTAGAGCCGGAGGCCTACCGTGAGCTGGGTTTGGTGTGGCGCGAGGGCGATGATGCCCCGCCGGTGGAGCACTTCAAGGATTTCGTTGTGGCACGCACCGCTGACTAG
- a CDS encoding MFS transporter: protein MTRTRRATIAMLFVGLAIFSCLYPTQAMLPTLVEDMGMSPTEAAMTISAATGALAICVIPVSIISEHIGRGKLLLVSTIAATLIGMLVPLAPNPEILIATRALQGAVIAGAPATAMAWISEELESSYVARAMGLYIAGTTIGGLTGRLIPTGLLELTSWRWALAGSSLVTLILAIIAAILLPYQQNFTPKEIHFRSELRAIFRHARDTRLIPLFIVAFVAMGTFVSLYNFLAFRLIDHFHLSPGLAGLVFLFYLTGTWSSARAGRLVTQVGHANTLLLSCALFAVGIALCMGSLIPTLLGIVLFTIGFFAAHSTASGWVGHIATHDRAEASSLYVFFYYLGSSILGALAGVLFDSLSWTGFITVYAALAAGIAALSWAVRKTG, encoded by the coding sequence ATGACCAGAACGCGGCGCGCCACCATTGCCATGCTCTTCGTGGGCCTGGCAATTTTTTCTTGCCTCTACCCCACACAAGCCATGCTGCCCACCCTGGTGGAGGACATGGGCATGTCCCCCACGGAAGCCGCCATGACCATTTCGGCAGCCACCGGCGCACTGGCTATCTGCGTGATCCCCGTGTCCATCATCTCCGAGCACATCGGACGCGGAAAACTACTGCTCGTCTCCACCATCGCGGCCACGCTCATCGGCATGCTTGTTCCGCTAGCGCCCAACCCGGAAATCCTCATCGCCACCCGCGCGCTCCAGGGAGCCGTCATCGCCGGCGCACCTGCTACCGCCATGGCCTGGATTTCGGAGGAGCTAGAAAGTTCCTACGTTGCCCGCGCCATGGGTTTGTACATCGCCGGCACCACCATCGGCGGGCTGACCGGCCGTCTCATCCCGACTGGGCTTCTCGAGCTCACGTCCTGGCGCTGGGCCCTGGCAGGCTCCAGCCTGGTCACACTCATCCTGGCCATCATCGCAGCGATCTTGCTGCCCTACCAACAGAATTTCACCCCGAAGGAGATCCACTTCCGCTCGGAGCTGCGCGCCATCTTCCGCCACGCCCGGGACACCCGCCTGATCCCCTTATTCATCGTGGCCTTCGTGGCGATGGGCACCTTCGTGTCCCTCTATAACTTCTTGGCTTTTCGGCTCATCGACCATTTCCACCTCTCGCCGGGCTTGGCCGGCTTGGTCTTCCTCTTCTACCTCACCGGAACCTGGTCCTCGGCGCGCGCTGGCCGGCTGGTTACCCAAGTGGGCCACGCCAACACGCTTCTGCTCTCCTGCGCGCTCTTTGCCGTGGGCATCGCACTGTGCATGGGTTCGCTGATCCCCACCCTGCTGGGCATCGTGCTCTTCACCATCGGCTTCTTCGCGGCGCACTCCACTGCCTCGGGCTGGGTCGGACACATTGCCACCCACGACCGCGCGGAGGCCTCCAGCCTCTATGTCTTCTTCTACTACCTGGGCAGTTCTATCCTGGGCGCGCTGGCCGGCGTGCTCTTTGACTCCCTGTCGTGGACCGGCTTCATCACCGTCTACGCAGCCCTCGCAGCGGGTATCGCGGCGCTGAGTTGGGCCGTGAGAAAAACCGGATAA
- a CDS encoding copper oxidase, with protein MDKWSPRTWHRKASRPVSLWMMVFLIAGATHTFIPNYRWVLIHLFTLGILSNSIVVWSQHLTEKFVQLKVPLSARPRQLARIYLLNSGVVFTLVGQMLVEAWERHWLLTQVGATLVATAVAWHGAALFALWRRAESKRFRPVVAAYVASAFFLAVGATLGAFLATHPSHPRLLIAHVAANIGGFVGLAAAGSLTILFPSIWRTKGINPRMSLSFTLLGLGVTATVVGSIWNVPQVGLILYCLGWVLSLQGWLVNALTVVRDPRGRISFPALSVLFSSFWLLGGLIYYTTQHFFSSEPKIPMLALVVGFGAQLLIGVMGYMLPTTMGGGPSAVRAGLREYNRWGLGRSVFINGGLALWLATDSSLTMVAASLLCLGSMAVFPILTARAVKAQKAVLFKKAEGPAPTSTTDWDQAWVALAVLIILGGLSLIL; from the coding sequence ATGGATAAGTGGTCACCGCGTACATGGCACCGGAAGGCATCCCGCCCAGTCAGCCTGTGGATGATGGTCTTCCTCATCGCGGGCGCGACCCATACCTTTATTCCGAACTACCGCTGGGTCCTCATCCACCTCTTCACGCTCGGCATCCTCAGCAACAGCATCGTGGTGTGGTCCCAACATCTCACCGAGAAGTTCGTGCAGCTCAAAGTACCTCTTTCTGCCCGCCCCCGGCAGCTCGCACGCATTTATCTGCTGAACTCAGGCGTCGTTTTCACCCTCGTAGGTCAGATGCTCGTCGAAGCCTGGGAACGGCACTGGCTACTTACGCAGGTGGGTGCCACACTTGTTGCGACTGCCGTGGCTTGGCACGGCGCGGCCCTCTTTGCCTTATGGCGCCGCGCGGAATCCAAACGATTCCGCCCTGTCGTTGCTGCTTATGTGGCCTCCGCCTTCTTTCTTGCCGTGGGCGCCACCCTGGGCGCTTTCCTCGCGACGCATCCCTCCCATCCGCGCCTACTCATCGCCCACGTGGCCGCCAATATTGGCGGCTTCGTGGGCCTTGCGGCAGCCGGCTCACTGACCATCTTGTTCCCCTCCATCTGGCGCACCAAAGGAATCAATCCGCGCATGAGCTTAAGCTTCACCCTGCTGGGCCTGGGCGTCACCGCCACTGTGGTGGGCAGCATCTGGAATGTTCCGCAGGTAGGCCTCATCCTCTACTGCCTGGGCTGGGTGCTCAGCCTGCAGGGCTGGCTCGTCAACGCCCTCACCGTGGTGCGTGATCCGCGTGGACGCATTAGCTTCCCGGCACTTTCCGTGCTCTTTTCCTCTTTCTGGCTGCTCGGCGGTCTGATCTATTACACCACCCAGCACTTCTTCTCCAGCGAGCCAAAGATTCCCATGCTCGCGCTCGTCGTGGGCTTTGGCGCCCAACTGCTCATCGGCGTCATGGGCTATATGCTGCCGACCACTATGGGCGGCGGTCCCTCAGCGGTGCGGGCTGGCCTGCGCGAATACAACCGCTGGGGGCTCGGGCGATCCGTCTTCATTAACGGCGGACTCGCCCTGTGGCTGGCCACCGATAGTTCCCTCACCATGGTTGCCGCCTCCCTGCTCTGCCTTGGTTCCATGGCAGTCTTCCCCATCCTCACCGCCCGCGCGGTCAAGGCCCAGAAAGCCGTGCTGTTCAAGAAGGCCGAAGGCCCAGCCCCGACGAGCACCACGGATTGGGACCAGGCCTGGGTGGCCCTTGCAGTGCTCATCATCCTCGGCGGACTCAGCCTCATCCTGTAG
- a CDS encoding TM0106 family RecB-like putative nuclease, with product MKDVLVATDLVGCRYRLVQRRAHPEIPRTAVSQARAERHAAAIDAALSRLPKKGPGRFRRIDLEGDDFERALATLEALVHGYTHITNAVFSTSEWMVRVELLVRDGDKYSPVIVSDHRVARPHESSRTLVVPTHRLGLSEPLPAKYKIRHHAVDGYRLALAARGLEEVGLNSGRGAAIGQDRSQAFVTDTSRFAIDEALAQPLPAGPRRVKECASCRFWPLCREELEARDDISLFLPGDRAKPYRERGITTVQGLIDASLGAPSALAAAWREGVPLLRRDRVSAPRADVEVDVDMEAYLDQGAYLWGALLDGEYHSFVTWELLGGRAEAENFAEFWDWLMRVRAEAHEAGKTFAAYCYSAHGENHWMRRSAQRFSKPSLQEVEEFISSEEWVDMFAHVKRSFAGTAGLGLKTVAPVAGFEWPEEFDGEESVNARRAAVAGDAAARAQILRYNAGDVRATHAVREWMTDGAPGVSPLEP from the coding sequence GTGAAGGATGTGCTCGTTGCCACGGATCTTGTGGGCTGCCGTTATCGCTTAGTGCAGCGCCGCGCGCATCCCGAGATCCCACGCACCGCAGTGAGCCAAGCCCGCGCGGAGCGCCACGCGGCCGCCATCGATGCTGCGCTCAGCCGCCTTCCCAAGAAGGGACCGGGGCGTTTCCGCCGGATTGACCTGGAGGGGGATGATTTCGAGCGGGCGCTTGCCACACTGGAAGCACTTGTTCATGGCTATACGCACATTACGAACGCTGTGTTTTCTACTTCCGAGTGGATGGTGCGCGTGGAGCTCCTAGTGCGGGATGGGGACAAATACAGTCCTGTCATCGTTTCTGATCACCGCGTGGCCCGCCCGCACGAGAGCTCGCGTACGCTGGTTGTGCCTACCCATCGTTTGGGGTTGAGTGAGCCGCTACCGGCAAAGTACAAGATTCGGCACCATGCCGTCGATGGCTACCGGTTGGCCTTGGCCGCGCGGGGCTTGGAAGAAGTAGGCCTGAATTCCGGCAGGGGCGCTGCGATTGGCCAGGATCGCAGCCAAGCTTTTGTTACGGATACCTCGCGTTTTGCCATCGATGAGGCGTTGGCGCAGCCACTACCAGCGGGCCCACGCCGCGTTAAAGAGTGCGCCTCCTGCCGCTTTTGGCCTTTGTGCCGGGAGGAGCTGGAAGCCCGCGATGACATCTCGCTCTTCCTGCCGGGCGACCGCGCGAAGCCCTATCGTGAGCGCGGTATCACGACAGTGCAGGGGCTTATCGACGCCTCCCTCGGCGCCCCTTCCGCCCTTGCCGCTGCCTGGCGTGAAGGCGTCCCACTGTTGCGCCGTGACCGGGTCAGCGCTCCCCGCGCGGATGTCGAGGTTGATGTGGATATGGAGGCCTACCTGGATCAGGGAGCCTACCTGTGGGGTGCGCTTCTGGACGGTGAATACCATTCCTTCGTGACGTGGGAACTGCTCGGTGGCCGCGCGGAAGCGGAGAATTTCGCTGAGTTCTGGGACTGGCTCATGCGGGTGCGCGCTGAGGCACATGAGGCAGGAAAGACCTTCGCAGCCTACTGCTACTCCGCCCATGGTGAGAACCATTGGATGCGCAGATCCGCCCAACGTTTTTCTAAGCCCAGTCTCCAGGAGGTGGAAGAGTTCATCTCCTCGGAAGAATGGGTGGATATGTTCGCCCACGTCAAGCGCAGTTTCGCTGGCACTGCGGGGCTGGGCCTGAAGACCGTGGCCCCCGTTGCGGGTTTCGAATGGCCGGAAGAGTTTGATGGTGAGGAATCCGTCAATGCCCGCCGCGCCGCCGTTGCCGGGGATGCCGCCGCGCGGGCGCAGATTCTGCGCTACAACGCGGGCGATGTGCGCGCTACCCACGCCGTCCGCGAGTGGATGACCGATGGCGCGCCGGGAGTGTCCCCCCTCGAGCCCTAG
- a CDS encoding DUF6474 family protein: MGIMKKIRKARREARAEIKAAKTRAKAEVKAADKAKHRQQKLLAKQEKALIKSEEKGLKKRRQHEYKMAKKELERIKQGRFNKDNVKRYAGALRTAAPLLLPLIYRGITAAQREVEKKRAQKAGVSAEQLASFSGHGAPLKARTAGIRNSLKDAQLPAGFKRDVKERLNELDSAIDNAEYMTDQQRQRAHRSISGEIDSLNDEIQAKLGA; this comes from the coding sequence ATGGGCATTATGAAGAAAATCCGCAAGGCCCGCCGTGAGGCCCGCGCTGAGATCAAGGCCGCTAAGACCCGTGCAAAGGCAGAGGTCAAGGCTGCAGATAAGGCCAAGCACCGCCAGCAGAAGCTGCTGGCCAAGCAAGAAAAGGCACTTATTAAGTCTGAGGAAAAGGGCTTAAAGAAGCGCCGCCAGCACGAGTACAAAATGGCCAAGAAAGAACTCGAACGCATCAAGCAGGGCCGTTTTAATAAGGACAATGTCAAGCGCTATGCCGGTGCCCTGCGCACCGCAGCACCGCTTCTTTTGCCCTTGATCTACCGCGGCATCACTGCCGCCCAGCGCGAGGTGGAAAAGAAGCGCGCGCAGAAAGCCGGTGTCAGCGCCGAACAGCTGGCGTCCTTCTCCGGCCACGGCGCGCCGCTCAAGGCCCGCACCGCGGGTATCCGCAACTCTCTCAAGGACGCGCAGCTTCCCGCTGGTTTCAAGCGCGACGTCAAGGAGCGCCTCAACGAGCTTGACTCCGCGATTGACAATGCGGAGTACATGACCGATCAGCAGCGTCAGCGCGCGCACCGCTCTATTTCCGGCGAGATCGACTCGCTGAACGACGAAATCCAAGCCAAGCTGGGGGCTTAG
- a CDS encoding histone-like nucleoid-structuring protein Lsr2 gives MARREITQFFDDIDNKPLSEEELIVIRFSVDGKDYLLDVSQENADKFHAALDPFIKAARHPVKKDTRRYKPADVRAWAAKHGYQVAERGKIPNEVILAYRNANNL, from the coding sequence ATGGCCCGCCGCGAAATCACTCAGTTTTTTGATGATATCGATAACAAGCCCCTCAGTGAGGAAGAACTGATCGTCATCCGCTTCAGCGTTGACGGTAAGGACTATCTTCTCGACGTATCCCAAGAAAACGCCGACAAATTCCACGCTGCGCTGGACCCCTTCATCAAGGCGGCCCGCCACCCCGTTAAAAAGGACACCCGCCGCTATAAGCCAGCCGATGTCCGCGCGTGGGCCGCCAAGCACGGCTACCAGGTAGCTGAGCGCGGCAAGATCCCCAACGAGGTGATTTTGGCGTACCGCAACGCCAACAATCTTTAA
- a CDS encoding LuxR C-terminal-related transcriptional regulator — translation MIRVLLADDHEIVRLGLRSVLEGAEDIEVVGEVATAEAAVSAAQAGGIDVLLMDLRFGAGIEGTRVMGGAEATAAIRYSMENPPKVLVVTNYDTDADILGAIEAGAVGYLLKDAPPVELLAAVRSAAEGDSALSPVVADKLMTRVRTPRTSLTPRELEVLKLVAAGSSNREIGVELMLSEATVKSHLVHIYDKLGVRSRTSAVAAAREQGVL, via the coding sequence GTGATTAGGGTCTTGCTTGCCGACGACCACGAGATCGTACGCTTAGGTCTACGCTCGGTGCTCGAGGGAGCAGAGGATATCGAGGTCGTGGGCGAGGTAGCTACGGCCGAGGCCGCTGTTTCCGCGGCACAGGCGGGTGGCATCGACGTCCTCCTCATGGATTTGCGTTTCGGCGCGGGCATCGAAGGCACGCGCGTCATGGGTGGCGCGGAAGCAACCGCTGCTATCCGCTACTCCATGGAGAATCCCCCCAAGGTGCTCGTGGTGACCAACTATGACACCGATGCGGATATCCTCGGAGCCATCGAGGCCGGAGCGGTGGGCTACCTGCTGAAGGATGCGCCACCGGTGGAGTTGCTCGCGGCGGTACGTTCGGCGGCGGAAGGAGATTCCGCGCTCTCGCCCGTGGTGGCCGATAAGCTGATGACCCGCGTGCGTACCCCGCGCACCTCCCTTACCCCGCGTGAGCTTGAAGTATTGAAGCTGGTGGCGGCGGGTTCCTCCAACCGTGAGATCGGTGTGGAACTGATGCTGTCAGAGGCGACGGTGAAGTCTCACCTAGTCCACATCTACGACAAACTAGGCGTGCGCTCCCGCACCTCCGCCGTGGCTGCTGCCCGCGAGCAGGGCGTTCTTTAA
- a CDS encoding sensor histidine kinase produces MTSTLDQRSVESDALRNGIHVLTATLLVVAIFTTVRLPLWQGVLNLLLLVSFAVVYFGGSAYLETLPRIARYGWIVILTVLWLADMAVAPAAIYLVFSLYFVYLYVLEMIPGIICVIAATVMTVLVQIPGGLSFGGIMGPAVSALVTIAITYAFRALSRMNQELVKTRSQLVESERTAGMTAERQRIAHEIHDTLAQGLSSIQMLLHAADRDLDQEDIPKAQERIELARRTAADNLHEARAMIAALQPAALSETSLGAAMTRMADNFVATGGVDVSVDVEGDTQQLPMKVEAALLRIAQGAMGNVVKHAHASKARVTVTYAPDEVRVDVVDNGEGFDVAAVENKPAGLGHIGLSAMRRRAEELGGEVVIESTPGSGTAVSVSVPLDNDVD; encoded by the coding sequence ATGACGTCCACACTAGACCAGCGCTCGGTTGAATCGGATGCCCTGCGCAACGGTATCCACGTCCTGACGGCGACGCTGCTGGTGGTGGCAATTTTTACCACGGTACGCCTTCCCCTGTGGCAAGGTGTGTTGAACCTTTTGCTCTTGGTTTCTTTTGCCGTGGTGTACTTCGGGGGGTCGGCCTACTTAGAGACCCTGCCGCGCATCGCGCGTTATGGCTGGATAGTCATTCTCACGGTGTTGTGGCTAGCGGATATGGCGGTGGCGCCCGCGGCCATCTATCTCGTGTTTTCCCTGTATTTTGTGTACCTCTACGTACTGGAGATGATCCCCGGCATCATCTGCGTTATCGCGGCCACGGTGATGACCGTGCTGGTGCAGATACCGGGTGGGTTGTCCTTCGGCGGCATCATGGGCCCCGCGGTATCGGCCCTGGTGACAATCGCGATTACCTACGCCTTCCGGGCGCTGAGCCGTATGAACCAGGAATTGGTGAAGACCCGTTCGCAACTTGTGGAGTCTGAGCGCACGGCAGGCATGACGGCTGAGCGTCAGCGCATCGCCCACGAGATCCACGACACCCTGGCGCAGGGCCTGTCCTCCATCCAGATGCTGCTGCATGCCGCTGACCGAGACCTCGACCAAGAGGATATTCCCAAAGCACAAGAGCGCATTGAGCTCGCGCGGCGCACCGCAGCGGATAACCTCCATGAAGCGCGCGCCATGATTGCGGCACTTCAGCCGGCGGCACTCTCGGAAACTTCCCTGGGAGCTGCCATGACGCGGATGGCGGATAATTTCGTGGCAACCGGTGGGGTCGACGTGTCTGTGGACGTTGAGGGCGATACGCAGCAGTTGCCCATGAAGGTGGAAGCAGCACTGTTGCGGATTGCGCAGGGAGCGATGGGGAACGTCGTCAAGCACGCTCACGCCAGCAAGGCGCGGGTCACCGTGACCTATGCGCCGGATGAGGTGCGCGTGGACGTCGTGGACAATGGAGAGGGCTTTGATGTCGCGGCGGTGGAGAATAAGCCGGCGGGTTTGGGCCATATTGGTCTATCGGCGATGCGCAGGCGCGCAGAGGAGCTCGGCGGAGAAGTCGTGATTGAATCCACGCCAGGCAGCGGCACGGCGGTCTCAGTTAGTGTGCCCTTAGATAACGATGTAGATTAG